The following nucleotide sequence is from bacterium.
CCTCGGGCACCAGCTTGATGAGTTCGGCATCGATGTTGAGGTTGGCGAGATCGACGGCCTGCACGCGGAAGACGGCGGCGAGGAAGTCCCGGAATGCGGCTTCCTCGATGAAGCCGCTGGCGATGATGTGCTTGCTCAGCGTGCCGCCCTGGCGCTGGTGCGCCTCGACGATCGCGCCCAGCTGCTCCGTGGTGAGCAGCCGGCTCGCCAGCAGCGCCTCGCTGAGTCGCTCGTTGGTCACGGGGTCCTCCGGGGGACAGGCATCCCCGGAGGGGTGCCGCCGCTACGCGGTAGGCAACGCACATGCCAGCCATGGCAGGGCGCGGGCTGTCGCGGCGAGGGCGGGTGAGGGTGCGCGAGGGCGCGCTGGGTAGGGCCGAACTCAGGCGGCGGCAGGGGCTGCGCGCAGGCGTGCGCTTTTGCCCGGCCTACTGATCAAGATGCCAGTCGAGGCCCAGGCGCAAGGACACCGGCGGACTCGGAAAGCCCGGGAGCTCCTCGCCGGGGCGGTCGAGGGCGTTGACGACCCTGAGCCAGAAACGCGCCGCGAGCACGCGCAAGTCGACGCCGACATCCGCGCGCAGCAGCTCGCGATGGTCCGCGCGACCGCCGCGCAGCTCGAGCCCGCCGGACAGGTCCAGGCGCGCGTCCCGGGCGAAGAAGGGCCGCCCCAGGGCCAGCTCGCCGCGCAGGACCAGGGGGTAGAAGCTGCCCTCTCCCAGCGGCGCCGCGCGCTCGCGCGCCTCGGCGCGCAGGCTGCCGGCCGCCCGCAGCTCGCCGCCCAGTCCGCGCAGGCGCGCGCCGAGCACGAGGTCGAGGGCGCCCCGGCGCTCGCCCGCGAGGGAGCGCCAGGCGAAGCCCTCGCCGGCGGCGAGCGCCTGCCAGTCGCGCCCGCCCGTCTCCCCGCTCAGGCAGAGCTGACCCCAGGCCGTCTCCCCCTCGCGCTGCAGCGCAAGCAGCCCCCGCAGCAGCGGATCGGCGGCGGCGGCCGCTCCGGGCCTGCCGAGCCCGGCCGGCCAGAGACCGAGGCCGACGAGGCGATCCCGCTCCCAGGCCGCGTTTTCGGAGCCAGTCGCAAGCGCCGCCCGCAGGCGGGTCCCGCGCAGGACGGCCGGCGCCCAGGCGAGACGGGCCTCGGCGCCGAGGCGGCCGCGCCGCTCGCGCTCCGCCTCCAGGCGCAGTCCGCCCTGCAGCTCCGGGCCGGCAGCGAAGCCGCCGCGCCACTGCAGCGTGAGCCAGCCGCGCGCCGGACGGGGCAGGGCGCTGCGACCCGCGGCGCTGCTGAAGCCGAGCTGATGGCGCTCGGCGCCGCCCGCCAGCCGGAAGCCGCTGCCCAGGCTGTCCGCAGCGAGGCTCCAGCGCAGCGCGACCGCGGCGTCGTTCGCCCGGCCCTCGCCGCTGCGGCGTTCGAGGAAGCGCTGTTCCAGCTGCCACGCGCCCAGCGGGGAGGCCGGCAGCGCGAGGCCCAGGCGCAGCAGATCGCGATACCAGGCATCGCTGCGGCTGCCGCGGCGGTCGAAGTGCCACTCGCTCTCGTCCAGCGCCAGCTCGAGCGGCCCGGCGCCGGCCGCGGCCAGCCGCAGGCGCGCGCTGAGGGCGCGCCGCCGGTTGGTGCCGACTTCGGGATCCGCGCTCGCCGCTGCCGGCTCGCCGTTCCAGACGGCGCTGAAGGGATAGCCGTCGCTGAAGACCTCGTCGAGCCCGACGCTGAGCGCCAGGTCCCCCGGTGGCGTCGCGAAGGCGAGGTGCCGGCCCCGCTCCCTGAAGCGACCGCGGGAGAGATGGATGCGCGTCGTCACTCGCGGCAGGCTCGGCCGGCGCGTCTGGACGCGGATCGCCCCCGCGATGGCCTCGCCGCCATGGGCGACGAGCTGCGGTCCGAGATCGACCGCCACCGCCTCGACGAGAGACAGGGGCAGCTCCTCGGCGAGCAGCGCGCCGCTCCAGGGATCCCGCCAGGGCTCGCCGTCGACGACGAGCAGCAACTCGCCCGGCCGCGCAGCGCCGGCCTGCACGCGGTAGGGCAGTCCGGCCCCGCCCTGCCGCTCGACGACGAGCAGGGGGCAGGCGCGCAGGACCTCCTCCAGGGTCTCCGCGTGCAGCTGGCGCAGCGCGTCCCCGGCGATCGACCAGGTCTGCCCGGCGGCGGGACGCGCGACGAGCAGGCCCAGCAGGAGCGCGAGCGCCGCGCACCGGCCGCCCGGGCGGCGCTGCTCAGGCATGGGCACCGCCTGCCGCGCACTCCAGGCGCGCCGCCTGGCGCAGCAGCGGGTCGTAGCTGGTCCCGAAGACGATCAGGTTGACCGCCAGCGAGCCGGCCGTCATCAGCACGCCCAGCGCGGCCCAGCCCTCCCAGGCGCCCCCGGCTACCAGCAGGTAGGCGAGGCTGGGCAGGACCGGCAGGGCCAGCGCGGCCAGCAGCGCGAAGGGCAGGAGCGCGAGGCGGCGCAACCAGGGGGCCCCGCGGCCCACCGGCAACAGGC
It contains:
- a CDS encoding type II secretion system protein GspE, which translates into the protein MTNERLSEALLASRLLTTEQLGAIVEAHQRQGGTLSKHIIASGFIEEAAFRDFLAAVFRVQAVDLANLNIDAELIKLVPEEIATRFQLVPVSRQGRVLEVAMANPDNLFAIDDLKFYTGLEIRPLVAPEQA